The Toxoplasma gondii ME49 chromosome XI, whole genome shotgun sequence region CCTGAGCACCCAGCATGGCGAAGATGGAAAGAATGAAGCGGCAGAGACATGCGCAGTCTCGAcatcgacagagaaacaacatCGTGAAGATCGCTCATCAAAAGAACTCCCCATCTGAAACCTCCGAAGAAAGACGCGTATACACGAAACCATGCTTGCCTCTACTTACGCACATATGTCTACATCCATAcctatatgcatgcacatatatatatgtatacatatacacatatatgtatatatatatatatatgaaaatatatacatatgcatgtttACATGAGAAGGTGGACATCCTGAATACATAGATTCATGCATAtacttgtatatatatatatatatggaggTGACGAGATGCAATTCCTGGCACATATTCATCTTCAAATGCATGTGCATCGATGAACGTAGGCAAGTGAGTACGACTGGAAGCCCAGTTGCAGGGGTGTTTCTTGGGGAGCGTACCTGTCGGTTGTCGAGGCGTCTGAGTTGCTGACGAATGGATTTTTCTGGAAaagcttcttctgcctcgagCCGCGACGCGCTTTCCTGCCCTCTTTCTTCGGCGCCCCGCTGCTCTGCGCTTCCCTTCAGGCTGCCGTGAAACGGCTCTCGCAGCGAAGCCATGCGAGCCCCCATGCTTGCCGCGTCAAGTGGAGCAGCAAAAGGCGCTgaggtcgaagaagaaagagaagaaggaagcgaagaaggcacacgcgaagacagagacgagagcgaagagagcgaagagagcgacgcagggTGAtacgaaagagaggagaaggatactgcagaagcagctggcGGGCCGTCACCCTGAAAAATTGCAGGCCGCTttagagaagcagcaggcgcCGCTTGCCAAGGAGGAGTAGGGAGAGAGgttgagaaagagagagcttCGGGCGTCGCACTGCATGCCGGCTGTTGGGGTGTATGGACACTGGAAAAAGAAGCTGCAGGGTCCACAACGGGGGGAGGCGGACCGGGTGTAGGGAAAACCGATTCagcaggaaacgaaaacgcgtttcctgACGGAACCGCAGAggctgaaaaggaaggcgaagaagcaccGGGATCGCCATCGTCAGAAATTGGGCTAAAGTCCGCATACGCTTCCCCACCTCCAGGTGGAGGGACACCCAAACCGAGACCCGCGGACATCGTTAAAACAGGACAAAAAAATATTCACCTACACGTGGTATACATCGACGACATACctagatatatgtatacgcatatgcgctgtacgtacactacatatatatatatatatatatatagatagatagatagataaatagataaatagatagatatgcatGCTCTATCTGCGGGAGGATAGGGGGTAGCGCACCGTCCGGTGGACGCTCTGGGCAGgttggaagaagagatggaATGGGAGAACAGTCGGGCAAGTGCGgcgaacgcagaagagagggaggaaactCTGAGTCCCTGTCTGctgcaagagaagagagatgtttgaagagcgaggcgaggaggTAGGGGGCTCCTTTGCTCTCGAAGACGgacgcttttctctctctctcgggtgtTAAACTCTGCCaggcgaaacgaagaagagtgtCTCCAGCGGATCACGATATTCGCATGAGGTCTGAGTTTTCAACAGCGTTCGTTTCCAGTATTTGTTACACGACCTAAGCGTGTTTCCAGATCGAAACCTCACTATGTTGCGAGACCACCtaagagaaaaacgaagaaagaaccGGTCTCTTCAGCTGTCGAACGCAGACTTCAACTTGCGTAATGCAAAAGGACTCCCGAGTCtacagaggcgagacgctGAGGACTTTGCTGCAAAGAACtttgagaagaagacaagacggTGAGACAGACGCGCCAGCCTCGAGTCGCGCAGCAGAGCAGCCTTATAagcaagaggaggaaagggaagaaagagaggagaagggagacgtAATGAAGAGGAGCACGcatgcgacagagaaaggtaGCGAACAAcaagagcagacagagagaggatcaaagaaaacgagcaaaTGGCggagcaaggagagagacaaagagaaagaagtagGTAGAGTAGAGAGTGcgagaggggggagaagaagactgatGAAAGCGAGATGGCAGAGTTGGAGGGTCTGAGCGTATCCCAGAGAGTGTCGAGGAACAAATGGATATTCCTATtggaaaacgaaacgctCGAGTCACGCGCCACAGAGAGACCGTTTGGAGGGACTCACTCCGGTCCACCAGGTCTCCCTGTGGCtagaggagacgcggactCTTCCTCTCACGTCGGTGtcaaggaaacgagaaaatgCTGACGCAAAGATTCGATGCGCGATCCTTGTCTCGGACAAAGAAGCGCagattctctctctcctccctgcagccagtcttcgcttttctctctccccaaATATGCGAATTGCCTTCTAGGCGAGGCGCACCTCGCGCGCGTCCAGGCGTCCTCTCAGCAGCTGCACAacgcggtgtatgtacacccggcACTTCCAGAGAAACAGCAAAGCAAGAAATGCCGAACGTTTTTCTGCTGTGCTTTGAAGAGGACGAAAGTGCGAGTTtttcgaagaaaagaagcaacgcGGGGGAGGACCCGAGAGCATGTTGTTCGTTCGCGTatcgactgcatgcatgcgagagcttgtctctgtcggcgGTGCCGCAGGTTTCTTCctcactttttcttctctccgaggctctgtttttctgtgaagAGTCCTGAGCGAGAGCGGCACACCGACTTTGTTCGGAAATACAAGAGTTCTGTGATGTCGCAGCACACGCACGGCCGCGACGCGCGGTTTTTCTCGGTTGTTGTGTTCGTCGAAAGGCGCTtggtttctctttctgtatTGTCTGTGAAaggttttctgtttcttttccctcgTAATCTCCTCGGcgcctttcgcttttccgccctccgtcttctctccttccccgcgTTCTATGCGCCCTCTCCGCTCTGCCAGCAAGagtccgcttcttcgttctcgagAGAGACTGTGCGGCTCTTCACACCcgagttctctgtctctgcgtcgttgTCTTCCGCTTTGCgttccgctctctccttgAAACGCGCTGccctgcgtctccccgcGCTTCTGCTTTGGTTCTCTGCTTGACTGCGCTCGAGGCCTCGCGGTCCTCCGCAGCCTCCCTCCTCACGTCCACGGTGAGCCGTGTATCGATCCCCGCGTCCCCTCGTTTTCAACCGCGAAGGGTTGCCTGCCTTCCAGTCTCCCCTGCGCCGGTCTGGCTCTCGAAGCTCACGTCGAGGCCGACCGTCTCTGAGCAGAGACGGTCGCTTGATCTCCACTTCCCTTCGCGCATCTCCGTTTGGCGGCTGTCTGCGGACCGGCGTGGATTCGGCTGTACGCACATGTATTCATTTCTTCAGTGTACGTCCAGCTGGCCGCGACGGCGTACTAGATGGGTGCTTGTCGCTCGGCGAAGGAGTCTCCCATAATCGGGGCCTCTCAGCACAGGCGTTTTCCCCGCGCTCTCTTgtcctctccctgtctcccttcctgtctccttcttctctgagcTGTGTGCttcgcgtcgtctctcccttcggGAGTGGAACGCGGGATCTCGCtggtttcctcctcttcgaaaaacgtctctctccagcttcgGCGTCTGCATCGCGAGGTCAGGCGCGCGTCTCCCGCCCAGCAaccgacgaggaggagaacgcggCAGCCGAGAGCCAGAAAGACAATATCGCGCGAGCAGTCGCGGCGTCCGCcatgtctctgctctctctctcggtgcCGCGGCTGGCGAAGGtgaggcgagaagacactTGGAGAACCCACAGAACGAAAAAggtggagacgcggaaacgcTCGTTccagacagaaaggaaacggaTTCTTGTGATccagcagagaaacaaacgtCCTTCACAGAGAAGGCGTTCAAACAAGACGACTGCTGGCATAGTGTTCTTCCGAGTTGAGACACAGAAGTTGTAATCCTTGCCGTGAGagagcctctctcttcgcatTCATTAATGTCTCCAGACGCTTACGACGCAAAAGTCCTTCGCCGATTTTCTGAGTGTTTTCGGTGAAAATGAGACACGGATACATCTTCTCAACGCGCTCagacagaagggagacacgGACGTTTAGCCCCGCTCTTGTGTGCTTCCCAGACATGCACATCGTACACAGTTGTGTATCCGGATTACATAtttgtgtatgcatgtgcgtACTTGCCTCGATGTGCATTTGCGCCAATTCGAGTTGAACGTCCAATTTTCGGTGTCCACGTGTATATACAGTTGTGCACATCACACACATCCGCAGTGACGttatacatacgtacatatgcatatatatatatatacatatatacatatatatacatatatatacatatatacatatatatatatatatacatatatatatgtctgtctGTATAGATGTAGATGTGCACATGTGGTTGTGTGTACGGTTGACCTAAATGTGTTTGTTTTTGAGTTTTGGTGCGAGTTTCAGGTGGGGCCGTCGAAGGGCCGAGGCCCTTTGCTGGCGAAGTTTGCGCCGGTCGGCTTTAAGAAAGGTTTCGGCGCCATTGGCCTCGGTCGCCACACGAAGAAAGGTACTTTTTCACGAGTGCGTTGCGCATGTCTCGTTTGCTGACGCGTTTGCCTGAAGCGAATCGTCTTCCTCCAGAGGAGTTCCGAGGTGCTTTCACTTTCCTGTCGTGTCGtttgctgtcttctccgAGCGCTCTGCCTTCGGTGGCTGTGTGGAGGGCTGGTCGTCTTTTAACTTCTGTGCTCGCGGGGAAGAAGCGCCGCGTTTCCGATGTCACACAAAGAGGGGTTTCCTCCGGCTGGACGAAAATTCCGAATGCGCGCGTATCGTTGTGTTGGTTTTGGGGTGccttctcgagttcttctctGGGCGCAATGCGGCTTCCTGCCAAGCGTGCATGTGTTTCCGTCCTCAGGATTCTTCATCATCAACACCATGCTCGTTCCGATGTTCAAAGTCCCTGACCTCTCGAACTGCAAGGTAAATGTTTCGGAGCTGCTTGTTCAGAGTCGCGTTGCGTGCTCGCGAGGTGTCGATACAGCTCAGCGTGCGAGACACGCTGACTCAAGGGGGGCTGAAATTTGCGGCGACTCGCTGCCAGCGAAACGACAGAAGACCCTGCGCCTGTGTCGCCCACATGTCTTAAAACCAGAGTTCGTGAACGCGAGAGATGTCGCTCGACAGCTCTGAGGGCCTGGAGCGCGTGCATTTGAGTTCGTGACTCCGTTGCCCCTGTACACGATAGTTAAATTAGTCCAGTGCGTATCCTGCCCTGAACGTTAGAGCCCCGAAAGCACAGCAGAACTTGGATTCAGTGAACAAAAACCGTCAAGATATAAGCTAACTGTCCACCTCGTAggtgaaaaaacagaagacacGCAGACGCACTTGCGTGGCCTGAAACGAACCGGTGCGgtgggaaggcgagaaggggaCATGCGTTCAGCGAATCTCTGTGGTTTCCATGTCGCAGCTCAAGTGCTACGTCGCTCCTGACACGTATCGGATCGTGCAGCAAAGCTTTAACAAGCGGGAGTTGGATGATGGAGAAGACTTCTGAAttcgctgttttctttcgtccCGCGAGACGGCCAAAAAACCGTGCTCTCGGCCACTAGGCACTTCTGCACAGGGTCCAGGGAACGGACGGAAGGCCGCAAGGCGCGACTCTCTGAATAGAAGCCGATGTGGCGCGTCCGACGTTCCTCGGGCTTCTTGCAGACGCGAGTTCTGCGGACGACTGGAGTTCTGTGCTAGACGCACAGAAAGGAGCGCGTTTTGCGGATGGCAGCTCCTCGAGACAGAAGTATTGTTCAGCaggcgagaaacgaggaTTCGAGGCACAGGTTGCTGCGGATTCTGCGGACCGCGATACGGCCGGTGCATGCGTCCGGTGGCATGAAACTCGCATCTACTTGTCCGCAGTATCCCAGACTTTCTGGTGCGACATTGCTACTTCTAAAAACGAACTGGATAAATGTTCATTCAAGGCGGATGGTAGCGATCGTCAGACGATGTTTCCACCGTCTACGGTCGAAGCAACCTCCGGTCTGCAGTGACTGCCAGACGAATCTGCAATCGACCCGGTGACAACTTGGAAGACCTGCGCGCTCTGAACTCGACTCCTTGTTCGTTGAAGCAGGCGGTGCAGGAGAAAAAATTCGATCTGCAATCGATATATCCATCTATATTATCGATCTACAGTtggtgtgtatgtatatatatatatatatgtctacaATGAATAAACATCAGTAACGTGAACGAGATTCGAAGCGTAGCCGCAAAAGGCACGGATAGTGTGGAAGGGAAGGCTTGTGCGCACTCTCGTGGGACAGGGACGGGGTGTCGAAATCTTTTGCAGCAAACCACAATGTAAACGCTGCGCTTGAGACAGACGCCAGATAATCTTgagagtggaagagagaaaagagagctgGCACATGTTCTGTGGGCTCTGGTAAAGCGTGGAAGCATCTGTAGGAAGACATGGGTGTGTGATTGCGTGCGTTGAGTCTGGACCTGCTCTCGTGGAGAGCGGCGTCGATTTCGGTAGTCACGAGGTTTGCCTAAGTTCTATCGATGTCAGCGATTTTTTTGCATTTCGCTTCGAATTCGAGGGCGAAGGCCGACTCAGATCGAACACCGTTCATAGCCTGAACAGCTCGCACGAAACAGGAACTCTTGCGGGACGTCAGTCCCGGCGACATGAAGCCACAAATTCCCGACAGGTATAGGCGAAAATGTGCTGTTGAACAGAATGGTGACGCATCTGTAGGTGCGTCcggaacgcagaagaactGAGTGTTTCCTGTTCACCGTTTGCCCGTCTGTCTAGGAGTTGACAAGAGGGCTGTCAAACGCCTGTTTCATATTCTATCCTGCATCCTGTCCGGGTCACTACCgttgttttctgcttcgcatTTCTGCACCCCAAGATGACACAGATGTGTGAAGATCCAGAGAGCCCTTTTACGTAGTGCGAGCAGTACCCGAGTCAAGGAGTAGTGATTTGACGTGCCTCGTTTGATGGTCAGACGGTGCTGAAAGCAGTGAATCCCTATGTTGAAAATCCCCCTTCGGGATGTGGAAGGACGGTCCTAAGCCTCCGAGTCCACTAATCAGCCTCCAGCCAGAAGCAAAACTGCGCACAGCCAAGTCGCAACAGCTGCAGTTATCTACAACCGTCGTTTGGCGTTCTTACGACTGTTGCATACCTCGCGCCTTCACTTCCTGCCAGCGCGCCACCTGCGCCGTCGACAGGTCCTGCAAGCGTCTGCGCTGCACCTGATACTAGATTGGCAAAGGAGCGCTGTGTCGGCTGAGGCTCAGGCTCGCTTGTTGAGCCCCGGAAACAAGAACCAGCTCTCTCCAGACAACTCAAGCGAGGCCACCTGTAAGGCCGAACACACCGGCAGTCTTTGCCAACTCGCACACCGTACTTTTTCCGGGTCTTCGTTGGCATATATCTTTATTCCATCTCTGTGGATTCTTCCGCAGAACTCCCCGCGGAAAGCCTTTGACTGCTGAAGGATGCTCTTGTTGTCCGATGTGACAGCTATTCGCGGATTGCTCTCGGCGGAGAGTCCCTTCGACCGAAGAGTGCAGAGGATCCCGGCAGTTCGCAACCGGATTCTCGACCCGGACCGGCGAGCTGCGATTGAGTGCCTCTCACTGGATTTCTCGCCACCGGCTGGAAGGCATGTGCGGCGGCgtggaaaacgaaaaggcTAAGGAAACAGTGCCCAGAAAGAAGCGCGTGGCCGCGCACCCTCATGGTCCTCGCTTTGCCGTATATTTGCCAGGTTGCCCAGGCAGTTCTAGGACACCCCAGACAGCAAAGGACTGCCACAGAACGGTGTCAGGGGAACCCGAGCAGATTCGAAGCGTCCCTCAAGACGCGAAACTTCACCACCAAATGCCTACTCAACCACGGCGGAGACATGTCCGCCGCATCTAGCGCACCTGCTCAAGCATGCAGACGTAACCATGCGAGTGCGTTTCCGAGGCAGAAACGACCGATTCCACGTGTATTGATTGATAAGAAACTATATTTTTGTGACTCAAGGTCAACCGTCGGTCGATAGCCCCATCCTCTCTTCGAGTTATCTGGCGACGAACATGTCGCATCGACTGCGAATTGAAGCGATTGAGTGTATCTGTGCCTGCGATGAAAAAGCCTGGCGGTACCACTAGTGGGAGCGACGTGTCCTTGACAGTGAGTGCTAAATTGTTTCCTCGTACAGCGAAAATGTTCTTCTCGACGGGAACGAATTCCCTTGCATCAATCGAGTGGCTTCCCCTTGACAACGGAATGGTCGCTGCCGCCTAAACCATGacgttctctcctcccatAACTGAAGCGTGCAGGCTACTTGCTAGAAGAAAAGGGACGGGCAAGTGCAAGTGGCGATTCCGCAGTCTGTGTCGCGGGGGTCCCTTAAACTTGAGGAATTGTCGGCAACTTTCCGTCACCCTGTCCGGCGCATTTAGAGAAGCAGTAACACCCGACTCGTGACTGTTCAGGGCAAATGTTGACCGCGATTTAATATGCGCACTCTACACCAAATTGCGTGTCAGTTGTAAAAATAAGGGCTGTTGTCCTGTGAGTCTGCAGGAACCTGTAATCAGGTAAATGGGGCACTACAGCGCCGAATTGAGGCTTACAACTGTGCGCAACTCATTGTGCATATCGCCCCCAACATCCAAGTGCAAGGTGGCTGACAGCCGGTCTGCAGTCCACTCAATTCTTGAGTGACCTAGAGCAAGGAAAACCCTTGTCGAACTGCGAGAGCTCCAGGCCAGAAAAAGTGTACTTCTGGCATGCAGTACGTctccctgtttttctttgcagAAATGGAGTGGGCAGCTCATCATTTGCGGTAGCCGGGTTTCTCTTGTTTTACTTAAAAAAGCATGTTACACAGGTATGGACAGCTGCCTTCATACGGTGTCGATAAGCTGTGAACATCAAACCATATGGATCAAGGAACCAGATGCACGCAGAACGTTCAGTGTGTAGGAACGCAGAATTCGTCAAACTGAACATTCGAGATACCTCCCAAAGCACATGCGTCGGCTATATACTGACACTTGGCATTTCTctttgaagaagaaaactgtgGCACAGAAAGTCGGTCTGAAAGTTCAGGCGCATCAACTGCACCTTGAAGGTTGGAGAATCGACGCGCTGGACGGGACACAGATTGACTCTTTTAGCGCCACGACTGCCCGAATTAGCAGGAATCTCATCACTCAAAAAGACTGTCAAGAGACCGACGCCCCCGGGCTGAGTCAACACACCGCCCGCTGTACGCCGAATCAACGCACTCTCCGCTCAAACACCGCAGGCGGTGTGTTCTTTACTTGCCGGAGATATATCTCTGGGGCTTTTTTCCCCACAAATCCGAACACCGGATGCAACCACACGAGTTGGCGTTTGATACCCGCCACACTGGAAGCAATCCGTGCACCTTTGCGTGATTTAGGGCTACGCCATCCCGCCACAGCTTGCACAGACTACGGCGCCACACGACGAGTACCGAGGCGCCATGTTGGGTTAATCTTCGCCAGGGTGACATCAGCCTAGGGCGTCACAAAACACGTTCTCCTTTGCCCGGAACAACTGTATATACAAGAGACCGAACGCAGTTTTTTTGCGTATCGCGTTCACTACGAAGACGAGTCCGCGACGATGCTCCAGAGCTTCTCCGGAGCTCCTAAGTAGTAGGAGAcggcggcagctgcagcggcgcTGAGGACGGCGGCACCTGCCACGGTCTTGGAGTTGAGACCTGCGATCCGGGAGccctgcgccttctccggGGAGGCGAGGACGCCGTTGCCTCCGGAGCTGAGCAACACTGCTgtgagaaagacgaggagcaAAGCAGTTAAGGCTGACGCACCAATGACCGCGCTCTTGTTCTTCAGCGCGGGCGAGAACTGCTTGGCAAGGCGCCCGGTGCGGCTCGATCTCCTGGAAAGGactttgtctccgtctttgTCACCCGCCAACTCCTCTGCGCTACCGTCATTCGTTTTGGTGTTCTCACCCCCTCCCTCTGCAGCCGAGAGAGATTCCGTCTCCACGCCGGAAACAGCCTCGTGTGCGGCCACGAAACAAAGCGGgatgaggagacaggcgaagaagagaaagagggtcCCGCGAGTAGGACGAGCCATTGTGCTTAGTTTTGGGAAGATGGGAAAGGCGAATTGCGAGAAGTGACCAAACGCAACTGGCTCACCAGCAGGGCTCCCGACCACGCTTGCAACAGCCTCGGGGGGAGCCGTGAGGGGATCTCGTTAAATCCTGGGGAACGGAATCGGCCAAGCTTCACGGGAGCTACACCCGGGTTGATCTGGAGCACGGCCGCACTTGGGAATACAAGAACAGACGTTTGACAACAAGAAAAAGTGAGATATTGGAGACGTTTTCCCCCGACAACAGAGCGGCTCCTCACTTCGTGCCCTACCACCAGCGTCCCCCAGCGGTGGCGCACGAACAGTCGGGTGTCACAGATGTGACCCACGCGCTTCTGCTCGTCGTTCTCACGACCGATGCCagccgtttcctcttcgcgtGGGTCGACAACTTCGGGGTTCGCGGACACCGGCAGACGCACTTCGCAGTTTCAGGTCGCAAGACAGCAAACGGCGATACCAGAAGACCGATATGAACCATTTCCCCACCCGACATCCGATGCCATGATCTCTACTTCCTGCCACCAGCGGATGTATTTTCGGACGAACCGGGGTGTCTGACGGCTATGTGGACGAACCCGCGCAACCGCAAGGCTGTCCAGCCGCAGTAACGGACAGCGCGCCGTGCCCACAGCGGGGACTCGTTTTTCCGCCGGCGTGTGCAGAAAAAGTACGCCCAAAAAAGTGCGTCCACCGGAACATAACCGGAATTGTGGAGCGGTGAGGTCCTGCAGAAAAGCGTGGCCAGGGCTTCGTTTGCTGTCCCCCCTTGACGGAGGTTCCCTTCCCCGCTTGTTAGGGACGCACTCTCATCGCTCGGGAGAAACAGAATGATGCGGCAACCAGGCAAACGCGAGCCGACTGTTCCACTGCACGACACTCGTTGTGTACCATGGTTGTGGGGGATGAAGAACACACCTTTTGCACGAAAGGGGGGCTCGAAAGCTGTTGAGGATTGCCTACAGATCTGTGTGTgctctcgcgttctgtctACTTTATTCCTGTGTGGGCGTCACCGCCATACAAATTTGCCCCGAAAGCAGAATGCGCGGGTGTGCGGTACCGTTCTAGGTGCATATCCTTGCGGAGCACTTTGCTGATTTGTTGCTTGGCAGAGTAAGTGGTAAAGCAACACAATCTGGTGAGGATGGTGGTCTGCCGGTCCCCGCTCAGCAGGGACAGCAGATGCAGCCGGCACGGAAACAGCGAAGCTCGAACATACCGAGCAAGGATACGATTCCCACCAGCGAATCCGTTTCGGAAAGGAGATGTGTTGGCCTCGGGTTAGTGTGGTAAGACCGAGAGCAGCTGCTCTCCAGAACACTCAAGCCAGGT contains the following coding sequences:
- a CDS encoding 60S ribosomal protein L27, putative (encoded by transcript TGME49_312680), translating into MSLLSLSVPRLAKVGPSKGRGPLLAKFAPVGFKKGFGAIGLGRHTKKGFFIINTMLVPMFKVPDLSNCKLKCYVAPDTYRIVQQSFNKRELDDGEDF
- a CDS encoding hypothetical protein (encoded by transcript TGME49_312690~Signal peptide predicted by SignalP 2.0 HMM (probability 0.997) with cleavage site probability 0.769 at residue 25~Predicted trans-membrane domain (TMHMM2.0):6-29:90-113:133-156): MARPTRGTLFLFFACLLIPLCFVAAHEAVSGVETESLSAAEGGGENTKTNDGSAEELAGDKDGDKVLSRRSSRTGRLAKQFSPALKNKSAVIGASALTALLLVFLTAVLLSSGGNGVLASPEKAQGSRIAGLNSKTVAGAAVLSAAAAAAVSYYLGAPEKLWSIVADSSS